Proteins encoded in a region of the Scyliorhinus torazame isolate Kashiwa2021f chromosome 1, sScyTor2.1, whole genome shotgun sequence genome:
- the stx11a gene encoding syntaxin-11a — protein MKDRLEELIECSKSYQQQTEAEDEVDNPQESLVFECDFILQMLYKEVQQTREENGRLKVDIKRLGKQNTRFLTSMRRLSSIKRDSNSIAKDIKSRGEKLHRRLQDLRNYIEEITNTHGPNAAIVRIAQAQHFVLLNNFHDAMLEYNKEEMKQRENCKTRIQRQLEIMGKDISCNEMEDMIEQGKWDVFSGNLLSDVRGARTALSEIEQRHRELLKLECRVREIHDLFLQMAVLVEEQSETLNNIEVNVQKIQDYVGQAKVQLKKAVEHKRNNICRQIFCCYCCCP, from the coding sequence ATGAAGGACAGACTTGAAGAATTGATAGAATGTTCAAAATCTTATCAGCAGCAAACAGAGGCCGAAGATGAGGTGGATAACCCCCAGGAAAGCTTGGTGTTTGAATGCGACTTCATTTTGCAGATGCTTTACAAGGAAGTACAGCAGACCCGAGAGGAAAATGGACGCCTGAAAGTGGACATCAAACGCCTCGGGAAGCAGAACACCCGCTTCCTCACCTCAATGCGACGACTCAGCAGCATCAAGCGAGATTCAAATTCTATTGCTAAAGACATAAAAAGCCGGGGTGAGAAGCTCCACCGCAGGCTGCAGGACCTGAGAAACTACATAGAAGAGATAACAAATACCCACGGACCCAATGCTGCCATCGTTCGTATTGCCCAGGCTCAGCACTTTGTCCTCTTGAATAATTTCCACGATGCCATGTTGGAGTACAACAAAGAGGAGATGAAGCAGCGGGAAAACTGTAAGACCCGGATCCAGCGACAGCTTGAGATCATGGGGAAGGACATTTCTTGTAACGAGATGGAGGACATGATAGAGCAGGGTAAGTGGGATGTATTCTCTGGGAACCTGCTGAGTGACGTACGTGGGgcacggacagcactgtcagaaATTGAGCAGCGGCACCGGGAGCTGCTGAAGCTGGAGTGTCGAGTCCGCGAGATTCATGACTTGTTCCTGCAGATGGCAGTGTTGGTGGAGGAACAGTCAGAGACACTCAACAACATTGAGGTAAATGTGCAGAAAATCCAAGACTACGTGGGTCAGGCAAAGGTTCAGTTGAAGAAGGCAGTGGAACACAAGAGGAACAACATTTGTCGACAGATATTCTGCTGTTACTGTTGCTGCCCCTGA